The Burkholderia cepacia genomic interval CTGGCCGGCGAACGATGCGTCGGGCAGGTCTTCCGCGGTCGCGGACGACCGCACGGCGAACGACAGTTCGGCCGGCGAGCCGTTCTTCAGCACTTCGAACTGCGCGCGGATTTCCTGCTCGAGACGCGCCTGCAGCGGTGCATCGACGATCCACTTGCGGATTTCGGCACCGGCTTCGGCGAGCGCCTTCACGTCGTCGATGTCGAGCGACTCGAGACGCTTGGCGATGCGATCGGTAAGGTCGTTGTGCTTGAGGAAATCGCGGAACGCGAGCGCGGTCGTGGCGAAACCGGTGGGTACGCGAACGCCTGCTTCGGAAAGCTGGCTGATCATTTCGCCAAGCGACGCATTCTTGCCGCCGACGATTTCCACATCGGTCATCCGCAACTGCTCGAACGGAATTACATACGCCTGGTCCTTTGCGACGTTTGCTGCGTTAGTCATACAAGCCCCTAAGTGTGAAAAAAATGCTCGATTGCGCAAGTGGGCTTGGACGCGGGCGCTTGCAAAAAGGCGCGGCGCGTCTTGCGCAACCTGTTGGAGAAACACTCGCAGCGGCGAAAATCTTCCGACCCGATTTGCAAAAATCCCGGCAGAAGGGCGATATTTGCAGACAAATCGCCAAACTTGCCGGGAATTATGGAATCGAGCGGCAAAGCCTGGGGCGCCGTTCGCGCCCTGCCCCCGCAATTGCTTATCCAACAGGTTGCCGCTATTCTACCGTGCCGGCTGCCGGATGTGGCGCGACCTTGTCACTGCGTCTGGAGGCGAACCTCCAGCCGCCCGCGCAACCGCCCTTCACGCTCGACGCCCAGATTCATGCTGCCTACCGTATTCATCGTCTCCGACGGCACCGGGATCACTGCCGAAACCTTCGCGCACTCGATCCTCTCCCAGTTCGACCAGAAATTCCGTCTTGTGCGCGTGCCGTTCGTCGACTCGCTCGACAAGGCCTATGCGACCGTCGAGAAGATCAACGAGGCCGCCGTGCACGACGGCCGCCGCGCAATCGTGTTCACGACGCTCGTCGACAGCGAGTCGAACGACATCGTCAAACGCTCGAACGCACTCGTGCTCGACATGTTCCAGCGCTTCGTCGAACCGCTCGAACAGGAACTGGAGCTCAAGTCGAGCCACGCGATGGGCCGCGGCCACCAGAACGCGGACACCGAGGAATACAAGACCCGGATCGAGGCGATCAACTTCTCGCTCGCGCACGACGACGGCCAGTCGAACCGCAACCTGTCGGAGGCCGACGTGATCCTCGTCGGCGTGTCGCGCAGCGGCAAGACGCCGACGAGCCTGTATCTCGCGATGCAGTACGGCGTGAAGGCCGCGAACTATCCGCTGATTCCGGAAGACTTCGAACGCGGCAAGCTGCCGTCGGCGCTCGCCTCGCACCGCGAGAAGCTGTTCGGGCTGTCGATCGACCCGCAGCGCCTGTCGGAGATCCGCAACGAGCGGCGCCCGGGCAGCAAGTACGCGGCACCCGAGAACTGCCGTTACGAGATCAACGAGGCGGAAGCGATGATGCGCCGCGAGGGGATCAAGTGGCTGTCGTCGACGCACAAGTCGATCGAGGAAATCGCGACGACGATCCTGCAGGAAGTCCGCCTCGACCGGCAGTCGTACTGACGCGGCGCGGGCGCGCCGCCCTTCCCGCCCCGAAAAGACAAAAGGCCGCGTGCGACACGCGGCCTTTTTCGTTTCGCAGCGCGGGGGCGTGACCGCCCTGCCGCCCCGCACCGTCACGCGCGGCGCTGCTGACGCACCTGCTCGAACAGGCACACCGCCGCCGCGGCTGCGACGTTCAGCGACTCCATCCCGCCCGGCTGCGGAATCGTCACGCGATGCGTCGCCGCATCACGCCAGAACGCCGATACGCCGGCGCCCTCGTTGCCGAACACCCAGACGACCGGCCCGGCCAGGTCGCAATCGTAGATCGCCTGCGCGCCGTGCGAGTCGGTCAGCGCAACCGGTACATCGAGGCGTTCGGCGAGTTCACCGGCTTCGACGTCCTCGTGGATCGACAGCAGGAAATGCGCGCCCATGCCCGAACGCAGCACCTTCGACGACCATGCGTACGCGGTCCCCGGCGCACAGAACACGTGGCGCACGCCTGCGGCCGCCGCGCTGCGCAGGATCGAGCCGACGTTGCCGGCGTCCTGCACGCCGTCGAGCACGACCGACGTATGCGTGACGCGCGCGGGCAGCGGGTGCGCCGGCCGGTCGACGAGCAGCAGGAAGCCGACGCCGTTGACGACGTTCGACAACTGCCCGAACAGCGCGTCGGGCAGCGTGACGATCCGTTGCGCATCGATGCGCGCGACGATCGCCTGCGCCTCCGCGTGGCCGAGTGCGCCTTCGGTCGCCACGCACAGCTCGGGCGTCGCGCCCGTATCGAGGTACGCGCTCGCGAGATGGAATCCTTCGAGCAGCGCCTGGCCGCTGCGGCGCTGATGGGGCGTCGAACCCGCGAGCGCCTTCAGGCGCTTGTACAGCGGGTTGTCGCGGGAAGTGATGCTTTTCATCGAATCAGGTCGAGTGCCGCACGAACCGGCGCGAACGAGCGCCGGTGCGCTTCGCACGGGCCGTGCTCGCGCAGTGCGGCAAGGTGTTTCGCGGTGCCGTAGCCCGCATGCACGTTGAAGCCGTACACCGGGAAACGCTCGTGCAGGTCGACGAGCATGCGATCGCGCGTGACCTTCGCGAGAATCGACGCGGCCGAGATGCTCGGCACGAGCGCATCGCCGCTGACGATCGCCTCGGCCCGAACCATCAGCGTCGGGCAGCGGTTGCCGTCGATCTGCGCGAGCGTCGGCAGCACCGACAGGCCCTCGACCGCCCGCTTCATCGCGAGCATCGTCGCGTGGAGGATGTTCAGCGTGTCGATTTCGTCGACGCTCGCCGACGCGACGCAATAGGCGCGCGAACGTGCGACGATCAGGTCGTACAGCGCGTCGCGCTTCTTCGCGGACAGCGCCTTCGAATCGTCGAGCCCGTCGATCGGCTGCGCCGGATCGAGGATCACCGCGGCGGCCACCACCGGCCCCGCGAGCGGGCCGCGGCCCGCTTCGTCGACACCGCAGACGATCTCGTCGGGCCGGCTGAAATCGAAACCGTCCTGCACGTCGCTCGACGCGCGGCGGCGTGGTGCACGTACTGCGGTCATGCGCGCCCCTTGCGTTGTTCGAGCACGCGCACGACCGCTTCGGCCGCCTTCGCGGCCGTGTTCTGCCGCAGCGAAAGATGCATTTCGGTGAATACTTCGGTCAGTGTGCGGCGGTTCGCGTCGTCGCGCAGCTGCGTGAGCGTCGCATCGGCAAGCGCCTCGGGCGTCGCGAAATGCTGCAGCAGCTCGGGCACGACGAAACGCCCCGCCAGGATGTTCGGCAAGCCGACGTACGGCAGGTACCCCTGCCGGCGCATGATCTGCCCGGTCAGCCAGGGCACCTTGTACGAGATCACCATCGGCTTCTTCAGCAGCGCGGCTTCCAGCGTGACCGTGCCGCTCTTCACGAGGATCGCGTCGGCGGCCGTCATCGCGACCTGCGAGCGGCCGTCGGTGAGCGTCAGCGCAAGCTGCGGATGCGCGTCGACAAGCGGCTGCAGCAGCGCGCGCAGCGCGGGCGTCGCCGCCGGCATCACGAACCGCACGCCAGGCTCGCGCTGCTGCATCAGCGCCATCGCCGCAAAGAACGTCGGGCCGATCAGCGCGATTTCCGAACGCCGGCTGCCCGGCAGCACCGCGATCACCGGGCCGTCGGCCGGCAATCCGAGCGCGATGCGCGCGCCGTGCATGTCGGGTTCGAGCGGGATCTCGTCGGCCAGCGGATGGCCGACGTAGGTCGACGCGACGCCTGCCTTGTCGAGAATCGCCGGTTCGAACGGGAACAGGCACAGCATGTGATCGACGGACTTCGCGATCTTCTTGATCCGGCCGCCGCGCCATGCCCAGATCGACGGGCACACGAAGTGGATCGACGGGATCCCCGCGTCGCGCGCGGCCTGTTCGACATTGAAGTTGAAGTCGGGCGCGTCGATGCCGATGAACGCGTCCGGCCGCTCGGCGAGCAACTGGCGCTTCAGCTCGCCACGAATCCGCAGGATCTCGGGAATCTGGCCGAGCGCCTCGACGTAGCCGCGCACGGTCAGCTTGTCCATCTGCCAGTGCGAGTCGAAGCCCTGCGCGATCATCCGCTGCCCTCCGATCCCGTAATACTGGGCCGATTCGGGCAGCCGCTCGCGCAGCCCGCCTAGCAGCGACGCCGCGAGCAGGTCGCCCGACGGTTCGCCGGCCGCCATCGCGAGCCGGAGCTGAGTGGTCGGAAGCGGCATCGCTTAGCGGATGATGCCGCGTTGCGACGCGTCGATGAACTCGACGAACGCCTTGACCGCCGCGTCGCCGTCGCCGCCCGCTTCCGCGAGCTCGCGCAGCTGCACCTTCGCTTCCTCGAACGACAGGCCGCTCTTGTACAGCAGGCGGTACGCGCTACGCAGTGCGGAGATCGCGTCGGGCGAAAAGCCGCGCCGGCGCAGCCCCTCGACGTTGATGCCGTGCGGCTCGGCCTTGTTGCCCGCCGCGATCACGAACGGCGGAATGTCCTGCACGAGCGCCGATGCGCCGCCCAGCATCGAGTGCGCGCCGATGCGCACGAACTGGTGGACGCCCGACATCCCGCCGACGATCGCCCAGTCGCCAATCTCGACGTGGCCGGCCATCTGCGCGTTGCTCGACAGGATCACGTGGCTGCCGACGGTGCAGTCGTGACCGATGTGCACATAGGCCATGATCCAGTTGTCGTCGCCGAGCGTCGTCACGCCGCCGTCCTGCACGGTGCCCGTGTGGATCGTCGTGAATTCGCGGATCGTGTTGCGGCTGCCGATCACGAGCTTCGTCGGCTCGTCCTTGTACTTCATGTCCTGCGGACGACCGCCGACCGACGCGTAATGGCCGATGCGGTTGTCCTCGCCGAGCGTCGTATGGCCTTCGATCACGCTGTGCGAGCCGATCGTCGTGCGCGCGCCGATCGTGACGTGCGGGCCGACGATCGCGTACGGGCCGATCTCGACCGATTCGTCGATCTGCGCGCCCGGTTCGACAATCGCGGTGGGATGAATCCTGGTCATGCGCCGTTGCCTCTCGATGTGATGTGTCGCGTTGCGTTGCCTATGCGTGCCGCGTCGCTCAGGGCGCCACGTCGGTCGTCTTGACCGTGCACATCAGTTCGGCTTCCGCCGCCACCTTGCCGTCCACTTCCGCCACCGCCTTGAACTTCCAGATGCCGCGGATGTAGCGTTCGAACGTCACGTTCAGAATCAGTTGGTCGCCCGGTTCGACCGGACGCTTGAAGCGCGCGCCGTCGATCCCGACGAAGTAGTACAGCGTGTTCTCCGGATCCTTCGGCTGCTCTTCCGAGAAGGTCAGCAGCGCCGCGGCCTGCGCGAGCGCCTCGAGGATCAGCACGCCCGGCATCACCGGCCGCTTCGGGAAATGCCCCTGGAAGAACGGCTCGTTGATCGACACGTTCTTCAGCGCTTTGATTCCCTTGTGCGGTTCGAGTTCGAGCACGCGATCGACGAGCAGAATCGGGTAGCGATGCGGCAGCAGCGTGAGGATCTTGTGGATGTCGAGATTGATTTTTTCAGTGCTCATGATGGTTCGTCTCACGCAGAGGCTGCGCGGTGGTGATGCAAATGCTGATGCGGACCGGTGCCCGGCCCTGTCGGTCGAACCGGGCGGCACATGCAGTCCCTGCCCGGTTCATGATGTCGCATGGTATGGGTTACGCGTCCGCGCCGCCGCCCTGGGCGGCCAATGCGGTCTCGAGCGCCTTGATGCGCTCGCGCAGCTTGTCGAGGTTGCGCACGAGCGCGGCGCTCTTGTTCCATTCGCCGTGGTCGACGGCCGGGAACGCGCTGGTATAGATGCCGGCCTTCGGCAGCGACTTCGATACACCCGAATTCGCGGTGATGATGACATAGTCGCCGAGCGTCACGTGGCCGGCGATCCCGGCCGCGCCGCCGATCATGCAGTGGCGGCCGATCGTCGTGCTGCCCGCGATGCCCGCCTTGCCGGCGATCACCGTATAGGCGCCGATCCGGCAGTTGTGGGCGATCTGCACCTGGTTGTCGATCTTCACGCATTCGTCGATGACGGTGTCCGCCATCGCGCCGCGGTCGATCGTCGTGTTCGCGCCGATCTCGACGTCCGGGCCGATCGATACGCCGCCGACCTGCGGGATCTTGACCCAGCTGCCGGTGCGCGCGTCGCCGTCGCCGACGAAATCCGGCGCGAAGCCGAAACCGTCGGAGCCGATCACGGCGCCCGCATGGATGATCGCGCGCGGGCCGACCTTGCAGCCGTGGTACACCGACGCGTTCGGATAGATGTGCGAGCCCGCCCCGATCGTCGTGCCGCGGCCGATGAAGACGTTCGCGTCGAGCTGCACGCCGTCTTCGATCACCGCGCCGGCCTCGACCGTCACGTGCGGGCCGATCACCGCGCTCGCGGCGACCTGCGCAGCCGGATCGATCGTCGCGCTCGGATGCACGCCGGCGGCACGCTGCGGCGTGGCCAGATCGATGAACATCTGCGCGACGCGCGCGAAGTACGCGTACGGATTCGGCGTGACAATGAAATTGCGCCCCGTCGCGGCCGCGCCCAGCTTTTCCAGATCCTTCGGCGCGATCAGCACCGCGCCGGCGCGGGTCGACTCGACCTGCGACAGGTACTTCGGATTCGCGAGGAACGCGAGTTGCTGCGGGCCTGCCTGGTCGAGCGGTGCGAGCCCGCTCACCTTGCACTGTGCGTCGCCGGCGATCTCGCCGCCGAACCGCTTTACGAGTTCCTCAAGCGTCAATGCCATTCGTCGTCTGCTCCGTTCAGTTCGTCGAGCCGGACGCGAGCGCCTTGAGCACCTTGTCGGTGATGTCGATGCGCGGGCTGACGTACACGGCTTCCTGCACGATCAGATCGTAATTCTGCTGCTCGGCAATCTGCTTGATGACCTTGTTCGCCTTCTCGAGCACGGCCGCCAGCTCCTCGTTGCGGCGCTGGTTCAGGTCTTCGCGGAACTCGCGCTGCTTGCGCTGGAAGTCGGTATC includes:
- the ppsR gene encoding pyruvate, water dikinase regulatory protein → MLPTVFIVSDGTGITAETFAHSILSQFDQKFRLVRVPFVDSLDKAYATVEKINEAAVHDGRRAIVFTTLVDSESNDIVKRSNALVLDMFQRFVEPLEQELELKSSHAMGRGHQNADTEEYKTRIEAINFSLAHDDGQSNRNLSEADVILVGVSRSGKTPTSLYLAMQYGVKAANYPLIPEDFERGKLPSALASHREKLFGLSIDPQRLSEIRNERRPGSKYAAPENCRYEINEAEAMMRREGIKWLSSTHKSIEEIATTILQEVRLDRQSY
- a CDS encoding TrmH family RNA methyltransferase — translated: MKSITSRDNPLYKRLKALAGSTPHQRRSGQALLEGFHLASAYLDTGATPELCVATEGALGHAEAQAIVARIDAQRIVTLPDALFGQLSNVVNGVGFLLLVDRPAHPLPARVTHTSVVLDGVQDAGNVGSILRSAAAAGVRHVFCAPGTAYAWSSKVLRSGMGAHFLLSIHEDVEAGELAERLDVPVALTDSHGAQAIYDCDLAGPVVWVFGNEGAGVSAFWRDAATHRVTIPQPGGMESLNVAAAAAVCLFEQVRQQRRA
- the rnhB gene encoding ribonuclease HII is translated as MTAVRAPRRRASSDVQDGFDFSRPDEIVCGVDEAGRGPLAGPVVAAAVILDPAQPIDGLDDSKALSAKKRDALYDLIVARSRAYCVASASVDEIDTLNILHATMLAMKRAVEGLSVLPTLAQIDGNRCPTLMVRAEAIVSGDALVPSISAASILAKVTRDRMLVDLHERFPVYGFNVHAGYGTAKHLAALREHGPCEAHRRSFAPVRAALDLIR
- the lpxB gene encoding lipid-A-disaccharide synthase; protein product: MPLPTTQLRLAMAAGEPSGDLLAASLLGGLRERLPESAQYYGIGGQRMIAQGFDSHWQMDKLTVRGYVEALGQIPEILRIRGELKRQLLAERPDAFIGIDAPDFNFNVEQAARDAGIPSIHFVCPSIWAWRGGRIKKIAKSVDHMLCLFPFEPAILDKAGVASTYVGHPLADEIPLEPDMHGARIALGLPADGPVIAVLPGSRRSEIALIGPTFFAAMALMQQREPGVRFVMPAATPALRALLQPLVDAHPQLALTLTDGRSQVAMTAADAILVKSGTVTLEAALLKKPMVISYKVPWLTGQIMRRQGYLPYVGLPNILAGRFVVPELLQHFATPEALADATLTQLRDDANRRTLTEVFTEMHLSLRQNTAAKAAEAVVRVLEQRKGRA
- the lpxA gene encoding acyl-ACP--UDP-N-acetylglucosamine O-acyltransferase, with the protein product MTRIHPTAIVEPGAQIDESVEIGPYAIVGPHVTIGARTTIGSHSVIEGHTTLGEDNRIGHYASVGGRPQDMKYKDEPTKLVIGSRNTIREFTTIHTGTVQDGGVTTLGDDNWIMAYVHIGHDCTVGSHVILSSNAQMAGHVEIGDWAIVGGMSGVHQFVRIGAHSMLGGASALVQDIPPFVIAAGNKAEPHGINVEGLRRRGFSPDAISALRSAYRLLYKSGLSFEEAKVQLRELAEAGGDGDAAVKAFVEFIDASQRGIIR
- the fabZ gene encoding 3-hydroxyacyl-ACP dehydratase FabZ, whose protein sequence is MSTEKINLDIHKILTLLPHRYPILLVDRVLELEPHKGIKALKNVSINEPFFQGHFPKRPVMPGVLILEALAQAAALLTFSEEQPKDPENTLYYFVGIDGARFKRPVEPGDQLILNVTFERYIRGIWKFKAVAEVDGKVAAEAELMCTVKTTDVAP
- the lpxD gene encoding UDP-3-O-(3-hydroxymyristoyl)glucosamine N-acyltransferase — protein: MALTLEELVKRFGGEIAGDAQCKVSGLAPLDQAGPQQLAFLANPKYLSQVESTRAGAVLIAPKDLEKLGAAATGRNFIVTPNPYAYFARVAQMFIDLATPQRAAGVHPSATIDPAAQVAASAVIGPHVTVEAGAVIEDGVQLDANVFIGRGTTIGAGSHIYPNASVYHGCKVGPRAIIHAGAVIGSDGFGFAPDFVGDGDARTGSWVKIPQVGGVSIGPDVEIGANTTIDRGAMADTVIDECVKIDNQVQIAHNCRIGAYTVIAGKAGIAGSTTIGRHCMIGGAAGIAGHVTLGDYVIITANSGVSKSLPKAGIYTSAFPAVDHGEWNKSAALVRNLDKLRERIKALETALAAQGGGADA